The proteins below come from a single Corylus avellana chromosome ca3, CavTom2PMs-1.0 genomic window:
- the LOC132175394 gene encoding uncharacterized protein LOC132175394 codes for MCSWVPMLQCSGLARHFSGTTRLNIKRLAAAIPFFVILITLTFISSLRFDPSKLSADNSRRNLTIIVSEKPQTPTKKAEIPALNCSIETNCLTTFNLDGEVDQSSTHVCPDYFRWIHEDLRPWKATGISREMVEKAKRTAHFRLLIVKGKAYVEKYKKSIQTRDMFTIWGILQLLKRYPGRVPDLELMFDCDDKPVIRSTEWNTTSPPPLFRYCGDRWTRDVVFPDWSFWGWAEINIRPWEGLLKELQQGNNRSKWLKREPYAYWKGNPSVAETRRDLLKCNLSDTHDWNARLYIQDWILESQKGYKKSGLASQCKHRYKIYIEGYAWSVSEKYILACDSVTLLVKPKYYDFFTRSLQPLHHYWPVRDNGKCKSIKFAVDWGNSHKQKAQSIGKAASDFIQQELKMEYVYDYMFHMLTEYASLLKFEPKVPEAAVELCYETMACAANGTAKKFMMESLVKEPYLTGPCIMPPPFEPKVGNFYRRNANIIRQVEKWENKYWESANTKSKS; via the exons atgTGCAGCTGGGTCCCGATGTTGCAGTGTTCTGGATTGGCTAGACATTTCTCCGGGACGACAAGGTTGAATATCAAGCGCCTTGCAGCCGCCATCCCCTTCTTTGTTATTCTCATCACCCTCACCTTTATTTCTTCTCTTCGGTTTGACCCT TCTAAGCTTTCTGCTGATAATTCAAGAAGAAACCTAACTATAATAGTCTCTGAAAAGCCTCAAACACCCACCAAGAAAGCTGAAATCCCTGCACTGAACTGTTCCATTGAAACGAATTGCCTGACAACCTTCAACCTCGATGGTGAAGTCGACCAATCATCAACACATGTATGTCCAGACTATTTCCGGTGGATCCATGAGGATCTACGGCCGTGGAAAGCCACAGGAATCAGTCGGGAGATGGTGGAGAAAGCCAAAAGAACGGCGCATTTCCGGCTACTGATTGTTAAGGGCAAGGCTTATGTTGAGAAGTACAAGAAGTCTATACAAACGAGGGACATGTTTACGATATGGGGGATTTTGCAGCTTCTCAAAAGGTACCCTGGTAGGGTTCCCGACTTGGAGCTGATGTTTGACTGCGACGACAAGCCGGTGATCCGATCAACTGAATGGAACACGACGAGTCCTCCGCCGTTGTTTCGATACTGTGGTGATAGGTGGACAAGGGATGTTGTTTTCCCTGATTGGTCCTTCTGGGGTTG GGCTGAGATAAATATAAGGCCATGGGAAGGTTTGCTGAAGGAACTTCAACAAGGTAACAACAGGAGCAAATGGCTGAAAAGGGAACCATATGCTTACTGGAAGGGAAACCCTTCTGTAGCTGAAACCAGGAGAGACCTCCTTAAATGCAATCTCTCTGACACACACGACTGGAATGCTCGCTTATATATCCAG GATTGGATCCTTGAGTCTCAGAAAGGATATAAGAAATCAGGTCTGGCAAGCCAATGCAAacacag ATACAAGATCTATATTGAAGGATATGCATGGTCTGTGAGCGAGAAATACATTCTAGCCTGTGATTCTGTCACACTGCTTGTGAAACCAAAGTACTATGATTTCTTCACGAGAAGTCTACAGCCTCTGCATCACTACTGGCCAGTAAGGGACAACGGCAAGTGCAAATCCATCAAATTTGCTGTAGATTGGGGAAACAGTCACAAACAAAAA GCGCAATCTATAGGAAAAGCAGCGAGTGACTTCATTCAACAAGAGCTAAAGATGGAGTATGTGTATGACTATATGTTCCACATGTTAACTGAATATGCTAGCCTCTTGAAATTCGAACCAAAAGTTCCAGAAGCAGCAGTGGAGCTATGCTATGAGACCATGGCCTGCGCTGCAAATGGGACTGCGAAGAAGTTCATGATGGAGTCCTTAGTGAAGGAACCTTATCTGACAGGCCCATGCATCATGCCTCCTCCTTTTGAACCCAAAGTTGGAAATTTTTATAGGAGGAATGCCAATATAATAAGGCAAGTGGAGAAGTGGGAAAATAAGTATTGGGAAAGTGCAAATACTAAGAGTAAATCTTAG